The following proteins are co-located in the Choristoneura fumiferana chromosome 23, NRCan_CFum_1, whole genome shotgun sequence genome:
- the LOC141440724 gene encoding uncharacterized protein: protein METATKKKKPGGLKGKLKKTIKNVLCRPDPILWPVVSEENENTLRMALEKYKVDIPVFTKPHWKELKQIPKEERPKQPKLPKRDGLIFGVAQCCEAVKNTDCSAVLIESEVNPRFIIQPIIEACTSANVPIICLKNLRSTSLCNFGIKTICLGIQRNYLQELTNTITELLESYQTPIIKRNETLEEMEVETALKTNIPLRSENNTVLANLLLFRKDKKTRVFVPPSENASIEAKKQFVGQDFIEFSGKSTKLEQNDVTFKKMILKRIANNPNRPKAGKKRKN, encoded by the exons ATGGAAACTGccactaaaaaaaagaaaccagGAGGTCTGAAAGgaaaattaaagaaaactaTTAAAAACGTGCTGTGTCGTCCAGATCCCATATTATG GCCTGTTGTTTCGGAAGAAAATGAGAATACTCTACGCATGGCTTTAGAAAAGTACAAAGTAGACATTCCTGTGTTTACAAAACCACATTGGAAAGAATTAAAACAGATCCCTAAAGAAGAACGACCGAAGCAACCGAAACTACC AAAACGAGACGGTTTAATTTTTGGTGTTGCACAATGCTGTGAAGCAGTTAAGAATACAGATTGCTCTGCTGTACTTATAGAGTCAGAGGTTAATCCAAGATTCATAATACAACCTATTATCGAGGCTTGTACATCAGcaaatgtacctataatttGTTTAAAGAATTTAAGGTCAACAAGCCTTTGCAATTTTGGTATCAAAACCATTTGCTTGGGAATACAAAGAAACTACTTACAAGAATTAACAAATACCATAACAGAATTACTCGAAAGTTATCAAACACCTATTATTAAGAGGAATGAAACTCTTGAAGAAATGGAAGTTGAAACTGCATTGAAAACAAATATTCCTCtaagaagtgaaaataatacTGTTTTAGCTAATCTTCTTCTATTTCGGAAAGATAAGAAAACCAGAGTTTTTGTACCACCATCTGAGAATGCAAGCATTGaagcaaaaaaacaatttgtaggACAAGACTTTATTGAATTTTCTGGTAAAAGTACCAAACTGGAACAAAATGATGTTACTTTTAAGAAGATGATACTGAAAAGAATTGCAAATAATCCAAACAGACCAAAAGCtgggaaaaaaagaaaaaactga
- the LOC141440723 gene encoding probable ribonuclease ZC3H12C isoform X2 produces MYATDNTQKYVESSLGWAGERGEDSSYDSEYEDESAHRAASRTPSDTLAAEFAEYVTLAPQPPPPNQAKIEFAVKLGYSERLARTALQRLGPDPPRNELLAELIKLASKQRPRPLSPSPPLEPDPPPERAPLRHIVIDGSNVAMSHGNKEVFSCRGIEICVDWFRARGHKEITVFVPKWRKEASRPDNPVADRDCLERLERDRVLVYTPSRLLGGKRMVCYDDRYVLHLAADTDGIVVSNDNYRDLVAENPTWRKVVEERLLMYSFVNDRFMPPDDPLGRSGPTLDAYLRAPPSRTDPPPACPYGRKCTYGNKCKFHHPERAGRPHKSVAEKLSERAARALKARDLHTLSLPPGGRPAEIKKPLARAHSAAPRISDAALATHFDRAQMQIPGPSQPQDANPHRKLARQLTLNPACDPRLHTAAARVASAPAGAAAALSRPGVSPCSSEGALQHWEARRRMHFHLAGIFPEAQVSEAMATYPEETDAQTMCAIILARYRPSEARVPPQ; encoded by the exons ATGTACGCGACTGACAACACCCAG AAATATGTGGAGTCATCCCTGGGTtgggcgggcgagcgcggcgagGACTCTAGCTATGACTCGGAGTACGAAGACGAGAGCGCTCACCGCGCCGCCTCCCGAACCCCTTCAGACACCCTCGCGGCGGAGTTCGCGGAATATGTCACACTCGCTCCGCAGCCACCACCCCCTAACCAG gcGAAAATCGAGTTTGCCGTGAAGCTAGGTTACTCCGAGCGACTCGCTCGCACGGCTCTGCAGCGGTTAGGACCGGATCCTCCGCGCAACGAGTTGTTAGCGGAGCTGATCAAGTTAGCCTCCAAGCAGCGTCCGCGGCCGCTCTCGCCGTCGCCGCCGCTGGAGCCCGACCCGCCGCCCGAGCGAGCGCCGTTGCGGCATATCGTGATAGACGGCAGCAATGTTGCTATGAG TCATGGCAACAAGGAAGTATTCTCATGTCGCGGCATCGAGATCTGCGTAGACTGGTTCCGCGCGCGCGGCCACAAGGAGATCACCGTGTTTGTGCCCAAGTGGCGCAAGGAAGCCTCTCGCCCTGACAACCCTGTCGCAGACAGAGACTGCCTCGAGCGACTCGAGAGAGACCGCGTGCTCGTCTACACTCCCAGCAGATTGCTCGGAGGCAAAAGAATGGTCTGCTACGACGACCGCTACGTACTACACCTAGCCGCCGACACAGACGGCATCGTCGTCTCCAACGACAATTACAGAGACCTCGTCGCCGAAAACCCAACATGGAGGAAAGTCGTCGAAGAACGACTGCTTATGTACTCATTCGTGAACGATCGGTTCATGCCGCCCGACGACCCCCTCGGCCGATCCGGGCCCACGCTCGACGCGTACCTCCGCGCGCCGCCGTCCCGCACCGACCCGCCCCCCGCCTGCCCGTATGGCCGGAAATGTACGTACGGCAACAAATGCAAGTTCCATCACCCCGAGCGTGCGGGTCGTCCTCACAAGTCCGTTGCAGAAAAGTTGTCCGAGCGAGCAGCCCGCGCGTTGAAAGCCCGCGATTTACACACCCTCAGTTTACCGCCTGGCGGGCGACCGGCGGAGATTAAGAAGCCGCTGGCTCGCGCGCATTCAGCCGCGCCAAGGATATCGGACGCGGCGCTCGCGACGCACTTCGACCGTGCGCAGATGCAAATCCCTGGGCCTTCGCAGCCCCAAGACGCGAACCCCCATCGCAAGCTGGCGCGCCAACTGACACTGAACCCGGCTTGTGATCCACGGCTTCACACAGCGGCAGCACGGGTGGCGTCAGCCCCGGCTGGGGCGGCGGCCGCGCTCTCCCGCCCCGGCGTCTCACCCTGCTCCTCCGAAGGAGCCCTACAGCACTGGGAAGCCCGGCGTCGCATGCACTTCCACCTTGCCGGCATCTTCCCCGAAGCCCAAGTTTCAGAGGCCATGGCCACTTACCCTGAAGAAACGGACGCTCAGACGATGTGCGCGATCATTCTCGCCCGCTACCGGCCGAGCGAAGCGCGCGTGCCGCCGCAATGA
- the LOC141441037 gene encoding uncharacterized protein, which translates to MMLIPKTDKWVLVRWHGGLRSVERAKYLLKFLPPGEELKISTVIKIDGGMDGKTEKATVLISGNERHQLELLSEPGERDPCSDEESPEPKQDKNDKNHEDVQKDEDVEKDEAVEKVGNVEKDKYVESDEDVEIDEPEDFEESYSDWTPASSDLDNSSEESDGIISDKDTSKKNKSSSKSSKNLQCAKKKSERLSPQYQRRKKIIKETVEKLTRLYMKTDHEMVRFEKKRREAEAKMKNVNKRDDSSKQNKNDGEKSVQEMVRIEKISKESIENKNNIKKQGDPSTENKNGDDKSIDELILYMNTMFAGLFKVIDNEYPNIDCPTEYKKVKVNVLETGDIVIADKKFYKKTKLLNKQNSEYFEKTLTPYETDDTSDNKNKCEFFEKTLTPDESDNEPLSTISKNNNKVSIKNKKTTESCKGKKTPKACKDKSTIEHCKDKKTPETWMDKKITEPCKTPQPCKDKKLTGRCKNKKTPELCKNNKTTESCKDKKIKEPSKNKKILEPCINKETIEPYRNKKTPEPCKYMSKLQSLDNNRISTPVENEKLVEAYADDDYNNCDYYSDRSDDPVLISNKYETVDTAHDQPEPEWIPIGSGTTLIHKDKYAQVTWKSYTKATRSLLLAAFTRKTLATHSLTGKKSPAFLHKRAKMCLDPKIVSDIVIEVADRFHIRDNLVRNIITTKCADESKMRKIKKAKKALKQAQLAEAEAKDIESNDQEKVPTLEETSETSKKKSGKSTSAKRVYTKKTGKKNTKKTGKSPRKEIQENLTPPEKDANKSVSSEKQKDISAVNNNTKNIVSRNEETVLTSEDEGNMVIDEEYVSPLDYNALKSIENKDHEYILQPKNTRMSIDNIEEHKSSPDNMAKKNENQENIPILEELNSKIENKNQENIPPPVKKGIKGFKTYKNKSKVK; encoded by the exons ATGATGTTGATACCGAAAACTGATAAGTGGGTACTTGTGAGGTGGCATGGAGGTCTACGGAGTGTCGAGAGGGCGAAATATCTGTTAAAGTTTTTGCCTCCCGGCGAGGAATTGAAAATTTCTACCGTTATCAAAATCGACGGCGGCATGGATGGAAAAACAGAAAAAGCGACGGTCCTGATAAGTGGAA ATGAACGTCATCAGCTAGAATTACTGTCCGAGCCAGGCGAAAGAGACCCATGTTCAGACGAGGAAAGCCCTGAACCTAAGCAAGACAAAAACGATAAAAATCATGAAGACGTTCAAAAGGATGAAGACGTCGAAAAGGATGAAGCCGTTGAAAAAGTTGGAAACGTTGAAAAGGATAAATACGTTGAAAGCGATGAAGACGTTGAAATCGATGAGCCTGAAGACTTTGAGGAAAGTTACTCTGACTGGACTCCAGCCAGCTCCGATTTGGACAACAGTTCGGAGGAATCTGACGGCATTATCAGTGATAAG GACaccagcaaaaaaaataaatcatcatcaaagTCGTCAAAAAATCTTCAATGCGCCAAAAAGAAAAGTGAACGTTTATCGCCTCAGTATcagagaagaaaaaaaataatcaaagaaACAGTGGAAAAACTGACCAGGCTTTACATGAAGACGGATCATGAGATGgttcgttttgaaaaaaaaagaagggaAGCGGAAGCAAAAATGAAAAACGTCAATAAGCGGGATGATTCctctaaacaaaataaaaacgacgGCGAGAAAAGCGTGCAAGAAATGGTTCGcattgaaaaaataagtaaggaaagtatagaaaacaaaaataacatcaaaaaaCAGGGTGATCCgtctacagaaaataaaaatggcgACGACAAAAGCATAGACGAACTAATACTCTATATGAACACAATGTTTGCAGGGTTATTTAAGGTAATTGACAATGAATACCCCAATATCGATTGTCCGACTgaatacaaaaaagtaaaagtgaATGTTTTAGAAACTGGAGATATCGTGATCGCGGAtaagaaattttataaaaaaaccaaaCTACTGAACAAACAAAACTCAGAATATTTCGAAAAAACCTTGACACCGTACGAAACGGATGATACCTCggataacaaaaacaaatgtgAATTCTTCGAAAAAACATTGACACCAGATGAAAGCGATAATGAGCCCCTATCGACTattagcaaaaataataataaagtatccattaaaaacaagaaaacaactgaatctTGCAAAGGTAAAAAGACACCAAAGGCCTGTAAGGATAAAAGCACAATAGAACACTGCAAGGATAAGAAAACACCAGAAACCTGGATGGATAAGAAAATAACAGAACCATGTAAAACACCACAACCCTGCAAAGACAAAAAACTAACAGGACGCTGCAAGAACAAGAAAACACCAGAACTCTGCAAGAATAACAAAACAACAGAATCCTGCAAGGATAAGAAAATAAAGGAACCctctaaaaacaagaaaatacTAGAACCCTGCATAAACAAGGAAACAATAGAACCCTACAGGAACAAAAAAACACCAGAACCTTGCAAGTACATGTCAAAGCTGCAATCTCTTGACAACAACAGAATTTCAACACCAGTCGAAAATGAGAAACTGGTAGAGGCTTACGCAGATGACGACTATAATAACTGTGACTATTATTCGGATCGATCTGATGACCCCGTATTGATTTCGAATAAATATGAGACAGTAGACACCGCTCATGACCAACCTGAACCTGAATGG ATACCAATCGGCAGCGGGACCACACTGATACACAAAGATAAGTATGCACAAGTTACATGGAAGTCTTACACGAAGGCGACTCGCTCTTTACTGCTGGCTGCGTTTACTAGAAA GACATTAGCAACCCATTCGCTAACCGGAAAGAAATCGCCAGCGTTCTTGCACAAGCGTGCTAAGATGTGCCTTGATCCAAAAATCGTTTCTGATATCGTCATAGAAGTGGCCGACAGATTTCATATCAGAGATAATTTAGTCCG GAACATTATCACTACGAAATGTGCTGACGAATCAAAAATGCGTAAgataaaaaaggcaaaaaaagcTTTGAAACAAGCACAattagcggaggcggaggctAAAGATATTGAGAGCAACGACCAAGAAAAAGTACCAACGCTAGAGGAGACTTCTGAGACTAGTAAGAAAAAGAGCGGGAAATCTACATCGGCGAAACGGGTATACACTAAAAAGACCGGTAAGAAGAATACAAAGAAAACTGGTAAAAGTCCTCGCAAGGAgattcaagaaaacttaacgcCACCAGAGAAGGATGCAAATAAGAGCGTTTCTTCTGAAAAGCAGAAAGACATATCGGCGGTAAATAACAATACTAAGAATATTGTGAGTAGGAATGAAGAAACCGTATTAACATCAGAAGACGAGGGTAACATGGTTATTGATGAAGAATACGTATCGCCGTTAGATTATAATGCTCTTAAAAGTATTGAGAATAAGGATCATGAATATATACTGCAACCAAAGAATACACGAATGAGTATTGACAATATTGAAGAACACAAATCCTCGCCAGATAATATGGCCAAGAAAAATGAGAATCAAGAAAACATACCAATACTTGAGGAGCTTAATAGTAAGATTGAGAATAAAAATCAAGAAAATATACCGCCGCCAGTGAAAAAGGGTATAAAAGGTTTTAAAACTTATAAGAATAAGTCTAAAGTTAAGTGA